Proteins from one Acidimicrobiales bacterium genomic window:
- the pafA gene encoding Pup--protein ligase → MERRIFGLENEYGVTCTLRGQRRLSPDEVARYLFRRVVSWGRSSNVFLGNGARLYLDVGSHPEYATPECDSVHDLVVHDKAGERILEQLLTSAEQRLAEEGIKGVIYLFKNNTDSAGNSYGCHENYLTSRRDDFTHYADVLIPFLVSRQIYAGAGKVLQTARGATFCISQRAEHIWEGVSSATTRSRPIINTRDEPHADAERYRRLHVIVGDSNMSEHATFLKVGATSILLRMLEEPNVVLRDMTLENPIRAIREISNDITCTRKVRLANGREASALEIQSEYLERALKYSERRDLSPLETRALGMWEQALTQIEKDPLGLDRESDWVIKYKLVEAYRAKHDLPLNHPRVALLDLQYHDISRDRGLFYKLQNRGLVERVCTDEEIDVAVETPPQTTRARLRGEFIRTAKERKRDYTVDWVHLKLNDQAQRTVLCKDPFKSHDERVEKLIASL, encoded by the coding sequence ATGGAGCGGCGGATCTTCGGACTCGAGAACGAGTACGGCGTCACGTGCACGCTCCGGGGGCAGCGCCGCCTGAGCCCCGACGAGGTGGCCCGCTACCTCTTCCGTCGCGTCGTGTCGTGGGGTCGCAGCTCGAACGTCTTCCTCGGCAACGGCGCCCGCCTCTACCTCGACGTGGGCTCCCACCCCGAGTACGCCACCCCGGAGTGCGACTCCGTGCACGACCTGGTGGTGCACGACAAGGCCGGTGAGCGCATCCTCGAGCAGCTCCTCACCAGCGCCGAGCAGCGCCTCGCCGAGGAGGGGATCAAGGGCGTCATCTACCTCTTCAAGAACAACACCGACTCGGCCGGCAACTCCTACGGGTGCCACGAGAACTACCTGACGAGCCGGCGTGACGACTTCACCCACTACGCCGACGTCCTCATCCCGTTCCTGGTGTCCCGACAGATCTACGCGGGCGCGGGCAAGGTCCTCCAGACCGCCCGGGGGGCCACGTTCTGCATCTCCCAGCGCGCCGAGCACATCTGGGAGGGCGTCTCCTCGGCCACCACCCGCAGCCGGCCGATCATCAACACCCGCGACGAGCCCCATGCCGACGCCGAGCGCTACCGCCGCCTCCACGTGATCGTCGGTGACTCGAACATGAGCGAGCACGCCACCTTCTTGAAGGTCGGCGCCACGAGCATCCTGTTGCGGATGCTCGAGGAGCCCAACGTGGTGCTGCGCGACATGACCCTCGAGAACCCGATCCGGGCCATCCGCGAGATCAGCAACGACATCACCTGCACCCGCAAGGTCCGCCTCGCCAACGGTCGGGAGGCGAGCGCCCTCGAGATCCAGTCCGAGTACCTCGAGCGGGCCCTCAAGTACTCGGAGCGTCGCGACCTCTCCCCGCTCGAGACCCGGGCCCTCGGCATGTGGGAGCAGGCGCTCACCCAGATCGAGAAGGACCCCCTCGGCCTCGACCGCGAGTCCGACTGGGTCATCAAGTACAAGCTGGTCGAGGCCTACCGGGCCAAGCACGACCTGCCCCTCAACCACCCCCGGGTGGCGCTCCTCGACCTGCAGTACCACGACATCAGCCGCGATCGCGGCCTGTTCTACAAGCTGCAGAACCGGGGTCTGGTCGAGCGGGTGTGCACCGACGAGGAGATCGACGTGGCCGTGGAGACGCCGCCGCAGACCACCCGCGCCCGCCTGCGCGGCGAGTTCATCCGCACCGCCAAGGAGCGCAAGCGCGACTACACGGTCGACTGGGTCCACCTGAAGCTGAACGACCAGGCGCAGCGCACCGTGCTGTGCAAGGACCCGTTCAAGAGCCACGACGAGCGCGTCGAGAAGCTCATCGCCTCGCTCTGA
- the prcA gene encoding proteasome subunit alpha, translated as MSMPFYVAPEQVMKDRADYARKGIARGRSLVAVVSDDGIVVAAENPSSTLRKVSEIYDRIAFAGVGKYNEFDQLRIAGVRAADLKGYSYSREDVDARSLANNYASILGQVFTHEMKPMEVEILVAEVGATPGLDQLFHILYDGTVMDESQFTVLGGEAEAIAARLAETWTAGADLGTALRIAVAALAGPDRVLDPAELEAAVLERTDRRRAFRRLEGDELAGLLGSGPVDDEPADDEPADAD; from the coding sequence ATGAGCATGCCGTTCTACGTCGCCCCCGAGCAGGTGATGAAGGACCGTGCCGACTACGCCCGCAAGGGCATCGCCCGTGGTCGGTCGCTGGTGGCGGTGGTGTCCGACGACGGCATCGTGGTCGCCGCCGAGAACCCGTCGTCCACGCTGCGCAAGGTCAGCGAGATCTACGACCGCATCGCCTTCGCCGGGGTCGGCAAGTACAACGAGTTCGACCAGCTCCGCATCGCCGGCGTCCGCGCCGCCGACCTCAAGGGGTACTCCTACAGCCGGGAGGACGTGGACGCCCGCAGCCTGGCCAACAACTACGCATCGATCCTCGGTCAGGTCTTCACCCACGAGATGAAGCCGATGGAGGTGGAGATCCTCGTCGCCGAGGTGGGGGCCACCCCCGGGCTGGACCAGCTCTTCCACATCCTCTACGACGGCACCGTGATGGACGAATCGCAGTTCACCGTCCTCGGGGGCGAGGCCGAGGCCATCGCCGCCCGCCTCGCCGAGACCTGGACCGCGGGCGCCGACCTCGGCACGGCGCTGCGCATCGCGGTGGCTGCCCTCGCCGGGCCCGACCGCGTCCTCGACCCCGCCGAGCTGGAGGCGGCCGTGCTCGAGCGCACCGACCGCCGACGGGCCTTCCGCCGCCTCGAGGGCGACGAGCTCGCCGGTCTCCTGGGGTCCGGTCCCGTCGACGACGAGCCGGCCGACGACGAGCCCGCCGACGCCGACTGA
- the prcB gene encoding proteasome subunit beta, producing MSLFPPSDDPGPDFGALLRRAGLTPEPPAVDVASRHAVTHATTVVAIRFSDGVVMAGDRRATSGNLISHRAIEKVFPADRHSGVAIAGAAGPAMEMVKLFQLQLEHYEKVEGSALSLEGKANQLGQMVRGNLGAAMQGLAVVPLFAGYDVRRGMGRLFQYDVTGGRYEESNFAATGSGSLHAGTVVKIGFREGLDRGQALDLAVTALFQAADDDSATGGPDLVRGIYPSVATITASGFEKVPEPEIADRFGELIEVLAAREPAIPGRLPETATDTPGVQR from the coding sequence ATGTCCCTCTTCCCCCCCTCCGACGACCCGGGTCCGGACTTCGGGGCGCTGCTGCGTCGTGCCGGGTTGACGCCGGAACCGCCGGCCGTCGACGTCGCCTCGCGTCACGCCGTGACCCACGCCACCACGGTGGTCGCCATCCGCTTCAGCGACGGGGTGGTCATGGCCGGTGACCGCCGGGCCACCTCCGGCAACCTGATCTCGCACCGGGCCATCGAGAAGGTCTTCCCCGCCGACCGCCACAGCGGGGTGGCGATCGCCGGTGCCGCCGGACCGGCGATGGAGATGGTGAAGCTCTTCCAGCTCCAGCTCGAGCACTACGAGAAGGTCGAGGGCAGCGCTCTCAGCCTCGAGGGCAAGGCCAACCAGCTCGGCCAGATGGTGCGGGGCAACCTCGGTGCGGCGATGCAGGGCCTGGCGGTCGTGCCGCTCTTCGCCGGCTACGACGTGCGTCGGGGGATGGGGCGGCTCTTCCAGTACGACGTCACCGGCGGGCGTTACGAGGAGTCGAACTTCGCCGCCACGGGCTCAGGGAGCCTGCACGCCGGGACGGTCGTGAAGATCGGGTTCCGCGAGGGCCTCGACCGGGGCCAGGCGCTCGACCTGGCGGTGACGGCGCTGTTCCAGGCCGCGGACGACGATTCCGCAACCGGCGGGCCCGACCTCGTCCGCGGCATCTACCCGAGCGTCGCCACGATCACCGCGTCGGGGTTCGAGAAGGTGCCCGAGCCCGAGATCGCCGACCGCTTCGGCGAGCTGATCGAGGTGCTGGCGGCCCGGGAGCCCGCCATACCCGGTCGGCTCCCCGAGACCGCGACCGACACCCCGGGGGTGCAGCGATGA
- a CDS encoding ubiquitin-like protein Pup, giving the protein MAEREQIRKPSTERSDDEVDEVPVGSEKGDQLKAELDDLLDEIDEVLETNAEDFVRNFVQKGGQ; this is encoded by the coding sequence ATGGCCGAGCGTGAGCAGATCCGCAAGCCGAGCACCGAGCGCTCCGACGACGAGGTCGACGAGGTCCCGGTCGGCTCCGAGAAGGGCGACCAGCTCAAGGCGGAGCTGGACGACCTCCTCGACGAGATCGACGAGGTCCTCGAGACCAACGCCGAGGACTTCGTCCGCAACTTCGTCCAGAAGGGCGGCCAGTAG
- a CDS encoding proteasome accessory factor PafA2 — MAIAKICGIETEYGIVLRGVEDPNPIAASSVLITAYLQETAAAAGRPGAAPKVGWDFEDEQPGTDARGWSPLGAAAPEVETHLVNAVLTNGARYYVDHAHPECSTPECADARSVVVFDRAAERILQVSMEAANRVLPAGQEIVIYKNNSDGKGNSYGCHENYLMDRDVPFGRIVAHATPHFITRQIFTGAGKVGCEADVAPEEVPFQVSQRADFFEEEVGLETTLKRPIINTRDEPHADATKYRRLHVIIGDANLSEVATFLKVGTTALVLAMIEDDFLPRQFAFAAPVPTLRAVSYDLSLRAPLALADGSTVTALDVQWELLTRARKYADEVGLEPVGEAVGTEVLRRWEAVLTGLERDPMALADQLDWVAKYRLIDGYRQRHDLAWGDARLAALDLQYHDLRPSRSLASRVGLERLTADDEVERAMSTPPDDTRAYFRGRCLQKFPDDIVAANWDSLVFDTGIEPLRRVPMMEPSRGTEAHVGRLIQESETSAELLERLGS, encoded by the coding sequence GTGGCCATCGCCAAGATCTGCGGCATCGAAACGGAGTACGGCATCGTCCTGCGCGGTGTGGAGGACCCGAACCCCATCGCCGCCTCCTCGGTGCTCATCACCGCCTACCTCCAGGAGACCGCTGCCGCCGCCGGTCGTCCCGGAGCCGCGCCGAAGGTGGGGTGGGACTTCGAGGACGAACAGCCCGGCACCGACGCGCGCGGGTGGTCCCCGCTCGGGGCCGCGGCCCCCGAGGTCGAGACCCATCTGGTGAACGCCGTCCTGACCAACGGCGCCCGCTACTACGTGGACCACGCCCACCCGGAGTGCTCCACACCCGAGTGCGCCGACGCCCGCTCGGTCGTGGTGTTCGACCGGGCCGCCGAGAGGATCCTGCAGGTCTCGATGGAGGCCGCCAACCGGGTGCTGCCGGCGGGCCAGGAGATCGTGATCTACAAGAACAACTCCGACGGCAAGGGCAACTCCTACGGCTGCCACGAGAACTACCTGATGGACCGGGACGTGCCGTTCGGTCGCATCGTCGCCCACGCCACCCCGCACTTCATCACCCGTCAGATCTTCACCGGGGCCGGGAAGGTGGGGTGCGAGGCCGACGTCGCTCCCGAGGAGGTGCCCTTCCAGGTCAGCCAACGCGCCGACTTCTTCGAGGAGGAGGTCGGCCTGGAGACCACCCTGAAGCGCCCGATCATCAACACCCGCGACGAGCCCCACGCCGACGCCACCAAGTACCGCCGGCTGCACGTGATCATCGGCGACGCCAACCTCTCGGAGGTGGCGACCTTCCTGAAGGTGGGGACCACCGCGCTGGTGCTCGCCATGATCGAGGACGACTTCCTGCCGCGGCAGTTCGCCTTCGCCGCACCCGTCCCCACGCTGCGTGCCGTCAGCTACGACCTGTCGCTACGGGCGCCGCTGGCGCTGGCCGACGGGTCCACCGTGACCGCCCTCGACGTCCAGTGGGAGCTGCTCACCCGGGCCCGCAAGTACGCCGACGAGGTCGGGCTCGAGCCGGTCGGGGAGGCCGTGGGGACCGAGGTCCTGCGCCGCTGGGAGGCGGTGCTGACCGGCCTGGAGCGTGATCCGATGGCGCTCGCCGACCAGCTCGACTGGGTTGCCAAGTACCGGCTGATCGACGGCTACCGGCAACGTCACGACCTGGCGTGGGGCGACGCCCGCCTGGCTGCGCTCGACCTCCAGTACCACGACCTGCGCCCGTCCCGGTCCTTGGCGTCGCGGGTCGGGCTCGAGCGCCTCACGGCCGATGACGAGGTGGAACGGGCCATGTCGACCCCGCCCGACGACACACGGGCGTACTTCCGCGGGCGGTGCCTCCAGAAGTTCCCGGACGACATCGTCGCCGCCAACTGGGACTCGCTGGTCTTCGACACCGGCATCGAGCCCCTGCGCCGTGTCCCGATGATGGAACCCTCCCGCGGAACCGAGGCCCACGTGGGTAGGTTGATCCAGGAGAGCGAGACGTCCGCCGAGCTCCTCGAGCGGCTGGGCTCCTGA
- the arc gene encoding proteasome ATPase, translating to MPAPDDDTRAARELADVHDQIAALEEEVVSLRRRLQDAPKRVRTLEERLLETKGQLSQAVSQNEKLTYTLREAREHIAALREEVEKLTQPPSAYGTFLGRNDDGTIDVFSGGRKMRVALHPVLDADELARGAEVVLNESLNVVLARAPERTGEVVTFKELLADGRRAMILGRADEEQVVELSADLADVKLRAGDSVLLDPRAALLLEKLPRPEVEELVLEEVPDVSYADVGGLDGQIDQIMDAVELPFLHQDLFAEHKLPAPKGILLYGPPGCGKTLIAKAVANSLAKKVAELAGTQDARSYFLNIKGPELLNKYVGETERQIRLVFERAREKSEEGWPVIVFFDEMDSLFRTRGTGISSDMESTIVPQLLAEIDGVETLKNVIVIGASNREDLIDPAILRPGRLDVKIKIERPDETAAAQIFARYLTSDLPLDALEVESLGGGDPEKAVRAMIETTVVEMYREDEANQFLEVTYQNGDKEIMYFKDFSSGAMIENIVRRAKKLAIKRFLAEGSRGIRVDDVIESIHQEYKEHEDLPNTTNPDDWAKISGKKGERIVYIRTLVKQPDADPRGGRSIERIATGQYL from the coding sequence GTGCCCGCACCTGACGACGACACCCGCGCCGCACGCGAGCTGGCCGATGTGCACGACCAGATCGCCGCGCTGGAGGAGGAGGTGGTGTCGCTGCGTCGCCGCCTCCAGGACGCCCCCAAGCGGGTCCGCACGCTGGAGGAGCGCCTCCTCGAGACCAAGGGCCAGCTGTCCCAGGCGGTGAGCCAGAACGAGAAGCTCACCTACACCCTTCGAGAGGCCCGCGAGCACATCGCGGCCCTCCGCGAGGAGGTCGAGAAGCTCACGCAGCCGCCGTCGGCCTACGGCACCTTCCTCGGCCGCAACGACGACGGCACGATCGACGTGTTCTCGGGGGGCCGCAAGATGCGGGTGGCGCTGCACCCCGTGCTCGACGCCGACGAGCTCGCCCGCGGCGCGGAGGTCGTGCTGAACGAGTCGCTGAACGTGGTGCTCGCCCGGGCCCCGGAGCGCACGGGGGAGGTCGTCACCTTCAAGGAGCTCCTCGCCGACGGTCGACGGGCGATGATCCTCGGCCGTGCCGACGAGGAGCAGGTCGTCGAGCTCTCCGCCGACCTGGCCGACGTCAAGCTGCGGGCCGGCGACTCGGTGCTGCTCGATCCGCGGGCCGCGCTCCTCCTGGAGAAGCTGCCCCGCCCCGAGGTCGAGGAGCTCGTCCTCGAGGAGGTGCCCGACGTCTCCTACGCCGACGTCGGCGGTCTCGACGGCCAGATCGACCAGATCATGGATGCCGTCGAGCTCCCCTTCCTGCACCAGGACCTCTTCGCCGAGCACAAGCTCCCCGCCCCGAAGGGCATCCTGCTCTACGGCCCCCCGGGCTGCGGCAAGACCCTCATCGCCAAGGCGGTCGCCAACTCCCTCGCCAAGAAGGTGGCCGAGCTCGCCGGCACCCAGGACGCGAGGAGCTACTTCCTCAACATCAAGGGGCCGGAGCTGCTCAACAAGTACGTCGGCGAGACCGAGCGCCAGATCCGCCTGGTGTTCGAGCGGGCGCGCGAGAAGAGCGAGGAGGGCTGGCCGGTCATCGTCTTCTTCGACGAGATGGACTCGCTCTTCCGCACCCGGGGGACCGGCATCAGCTCCGACATGGAGTCGACGATCGTCCCGCAGCTCCTCGCCGAGATCGACGGCGTCGAGACGCTCAAGAACGTGATCGTGATCGGGGCGTCCAACCGTGAGGACCTGATCGACCCGGCCATCCTGCGACCGGGTCGCCTCGACGTGAAGATCAAGATCGAACGACCCGACGAGACGGCCGCGGCGCAGATCTTCGCCCGGTACCTGACCAGCGATCTCCCCCTCGACGCCCTCGAGGTGGAGAGCCTCGGCGGCGGCGACCCCGAGAAGGCCGTCAGGGCGATGATCGAGACGACGGTGGTCGAGATGTACCGCGAGGACGAGGCCAACCAGTTCCTGGAGGTCACCTACCAGAACGGTGACAAGGAGATCATGTACTTCAAGGACTTCTCGTCCGGAGCCATGATCGAGAACATCGTCCGGAGGGCCAAGAAGCTCGCCATCAAGCGATTCCTGGCCGAGGGCTCCCGCGGGATCCGGGTCGACGACGTGATCGAGTCGATCCACCAGGAGTACAAGGAGCACGAGGACCTCCCGAACACCACGAACCCCGACGACTGGGCGAAGATCTCGGGCAAGAAGGGGGAGCGGATCGTCTACATCCGCACCCTCGTCAAGCAGCCCGACGCCGACCCCCGCGGAGGTCGGAGCATCGAGCGGATCGCCACCGGCCAGTACCTCTGA
- a CDS encoding ferredoxin, protein MKVWIDQDLCTGDGLCEEIAPDVFTLLDDGLAYVREGDKVFSDPGGAAGLANIPEGQLDAVIESAEECPGECIFIEVE, encoded by the coding sequence ATGAAGGTCTGGATCGACCAGGATCTCTGCACCGGAGACGGTCTCTGCGAAGAGATCGCCCCTGACGTGTTCACCCTGCTCGACGACGGGTTGGCCTACGTCCGCGAGGGCGACAAGGTCTTCTCCGACCCGGGTGGGGCCGCCGGCCTCGCCAACATCCCCGAGGGCCAGCTCGACGCCGTCATCGAATCCGCCGAGGAGTGCCCCGGCGAGTGCATCTTCATCGAGGTCGAGTGA
- a CDS encoding MarP family serine protease, whose protein sequence is MSWLDVILVVLAVAAAVGGYRLGFVTRVLSWIGLGLGLVIAVRLAPPLLDRMAGTRPAVTLAVVVCLLVVGASLGQALGFLIGGRLRPRRTDGVGGRVDGGFGALAGLAGLVAVVWLLLPVLAVGPTWIARPVTTSLAARTIDEHLPPAPDAMEALRDLVGDDPFPDVFDALRATPDLGPPPPGSGLSAATSDEVARSVVKVEGTACDRIQDGSGWVVAPGRVVTNAHVVAGETETEVVRDDGRRLDATLVAFDPDRDLAVLDVDDLDRPALPVTNEVAPAGTIGGVFGHPGGEPLRIAPFEVARPLQATGRDIYDDVTTRRDVLELAAALRPGDSGSALVDPGGRVVGVAFAIARDRSEVAYALATTELAAVLEAAAAGTEVSAGACLG, encoded by the coding sequence TTGAGCTGGCTCGACGTCATCCTCGTGGTCCTGGCGGTGGCGGCCGCCGTCGGTGGCTACCGCCTCGGGTTCGTGACCCGCGTCCTCTCGTGGATCGGTCTCGGCCTCGGGCTGGTCATCGCCGTGCGGTTGGCTCCTCCTCTCCTCGACCGCATGGCGGGCACGCGGCCGGCGGTCACGCTGGCGGTGGTCGTGTGCCTGCTGGTCGTCGGGGCCTCCCTCGGACAGGCGCTCGGCTTCCTGATCGGCGGTCGCCTCCGGCCCCGGCGCACCGACGGCGTCGGCGGCCGGGTCGACGGGGGGTTCGGTGCCCTGGCCGGCCTCGCCGGGTTGGTGGCCGTCGTCTGGCTCCTCCTCCCGGTGCTGGCCGTCGGCCCGACGTGGATCGCACGCCCCGTCACCACGTCCCTGGCCGCCCGGACGATCGACGAGCACCTCCCGCCGGCCCCCGATGCGATGGAGGCGCTGCGGGACCTCGTCGGCGACGATCCGTTCCCGGACGTCTTCGACGCCCTGCGGGCCACACCCGATCTCGGTCCGCCCCCGCCCGGATCGGGCCTCTCCGCGGCGACGAGCGACGAGGTGGCGCGTTCGGTGGTGAAGGTCGAGGGGACGGCCTGTGACCGGATCCAGGACGGCAGCGGCTGGGTGGTCGCGCCGGGTCGGGTGGTGACGAACGCCCACGTGGTCGCCGGGGAGACCGAGACCGAGGTCGTCCGCGACGACGGGCGACGCCTCGACGCCACGCTGGTCGCCTTCGATCCCGACCGCGATCTCGCCGTGCTCGACGTCGATGACCTCGACCGGCCGGCGCTCCCGGTGACGAACGAGGTGGCACCGGCGGGCACCATCGGCGGGGTGTTCGGCCACCCGGGGGGCGAGCCGTTGCGGATCGCCCCCTTCGAGGTCGCCCGCCCGTTGCAGGCCACCGGGCGTGACATCTACGACGACGTCACCACCCGGCGCGACGTGCTCGAGCTGGCGGCCGCGCTGCGACCGGGTGACTCGGGGTCGGCGCTGGTCGACCCGGGCGGTCGGGTGGTGGGGGTCGCCTTCGCGATCGCCCGCGACCGGTCGGAGGTCGCCTACGCGCTGGCCACCACGGAGCTGGCGGCGGTGCTCGAGGCGGCGGCGGCCGGGACCGAGGTGTCGGCCGGGGCGTGCCTGGGCTGA
- a CDS encoding tRNA (adenine-N1)-methyltransferase: MTRPFEVGDRVLLIDQKKRRYLIVLKPAGEFHSHAGIVGHDSLIGQPEGTTVRSTRTQSYLAIRPTLSDFVLKMPRGAQVIYPKDLGPILMLADLFPGARVLESGLGSGALSMAMLRAGADIVGYELREDFAERARANVSSFLGDEAMSRYRVELRDCYEGIDETDLDRVVLDLPEPWQVVPHAEKALHPGGILLAYTPSIVQVMQLRDALEHSAFDLAETVEVLNRTWHVEGQAVRPDHRMVAHTGFLTHARLLQV, translated from the coding sequence GTGACCCGGCCCTTCGAGGTCGGCGACCGCGTCCTGTTGATCGACCAGAAGAAGCGGCGCTACCTGATCGTGCTCAAGCCGGCCGGGGAGTTCCACTCCCACGCCGGCATCGTCGGCCACGACTCGCTGATCGGGCAGCCCGAGGGCACCACGGTGCGCTCCACCCGCACGCAGTCGTACCTCGCGATCCGACCCACCCTGTCGGACTTCGTGTTGAAGATGCCCCGTGGCGCCCAGGTGATCTACCCCAAGGACCTGGGGCCGATCCTGATGCTCGCCGACCTCTTCCCGGGGGCCAGGGTGCTCGAGTCGGGGCTCGGCTCGGGTGCGTTGTCGATGGCGATGCTGCGCGCCGGCGCCGACATCGTCGGCTACGAGCTCCGTGAGGACTTCGCCGAACGGGCCCGGGCGAACGTCTCGTCATTCCTCGGCGACGAGGCCATGAGCCGCTACCGGGTCGAGCTGCGCGACTGCTACGAGGGGATCGACGAGACGGACCTCGACCGGGTCGTGCTCGACCTCCCGGAGCCCTGGCAGGTGGTGCCCCACGCCGAGAAGGCGCTGCACCCCGGAGGGATCCTCCTCGCGTACACCCCGAGCATCGTGCAGGTGATGCAGCTCCGGGACGCCCTGGAGCACAGCGCCTTCGACCTCGCCGAGACCGTCGAGGTGCTCAACCGCACCTGGCACGTCGAGGGGCAGGCCGTCCGGCCCGACCATCGCATGGTGGCCCACACCGGGTTCCTGACCCACGCCCGGCTGCTCCAGGTGTGA
- a CDS encoding adenine nucleotide alpha hydrolase family protein: MKCVTCREPAIIDIRRHNANFCAEHFLEQCRRQVTKAIEEFGMIEPGDRVLVAVSGGKDSLAVWDLLHELGHSADGLYVGLGIGEYSDVSGEHARRFACERGLRLIEVDLRDTYGYDIPEGSRAARRAPCSACGLSKRHVFDAAALDGGYDVLVTGHNLDDEAAVLFGNTLHWQTEYLGRQHPVLPARDGFPKKVKPLVRLTERESAAYCIVRGIDYLVDECPMSVGNRHLVYKEALNDIERASPGAKHAFYFGFLARASERFVPEAEEDRLDLAACMSCGAPTTTETCAFCRLVEKAGGHLPDAAPGRPVPVRLGRAPSGSDR; encoded by the coding sequence GTGAAGTGCGTGACCTGCCGGGAACCGGCGATCATCGACATCCGTCGGCACAACGCCAACTTCTGCGCCGAGCACTTCCTCGAGCAGTGTCGGCGCCAGGTCACCAAGGCCATCGAGGAGTTCGGGATGATCGAGCCCGGCGACCGTGTGCTGGTCGCCGTCTCCGGTGGCAAGGACTCCCTCGCCGTGTGGGACCTCCTCCACGAGCTCGGCCACTCGGCGGACGGCCTCTACGTGGGCCTCGGGATCGGCGAGTACAGCGACGTGTCCGGTGAGCACGCTCGCCGCTTCGCCTGCGAGCGGGGGCTCCGCCTCATCGAGGTCGACCTCCGCGACACCTACGGCTACGACATCCCCGAGGGCTCCCGTGCGGCGCGGCGTGCTCCGTGCTCCGCCTGCGGTCTCTCCAAACGCCACGTCTTCGACGCAGCCGCCCTCGACGGGGGCTACGACGTGCTGGTGACGGGCCACAACCTCGACGACGAGGCGGCGGTGCTGTTCGGCAACACGTTGCACTGGCAGACCGAGTACCTCGGTCGCCAGCACCCCGTGCTGCCCGCCCGAGACGGGTTCCCGAAGAAGGTCAAGCCGCTGGTCCGGCTCACCGAGCGCGAGTCGGCGGCCTACTGCATCGTGCGGGGCATCGACTACCTCGTCGACGAGTGCCCGATGTCGGTCGGCAACCGTCACCTCGTGTACAAGGAGGCCCTGAACGACATCGAGCGGGCGTCACCCGGTGCCAAGCACGCCTTCTACTTCGGCTTCCTGGCCCGGGCCTCCGAGCGCTTCGTCCCCGAGGCCGAGGAGGATCGCCTCGACCTGGCGGCCTGCATGTCGTGCGGGGCGCCCACCACGACCGAGACCTGCGCGTTCTGCCGTCTCGTCGAGAAGGCCGGTGGGCACCTCCCCGACGCGGCACCCGGCAGGCCGGTGCCCGTCCGGCTCGGCCGGGCGCCCTCGGGGTCCGACCGGTGA
- a CDS encoding MoaD/ThiS family protein, protein MKVLLRNPRREVDVDGPITVVNLLARFDLNRESVLVVMDGELVAGDATLADDASVEIRPVISGGQA, encoded by the coding sequence GTGAAGGTGCTGCTGCGCAACCCCCGACGAGAGGTCGACGTCGACGGCCCGATCACCGTCGTCAACCTCCTCGCCCGCTTCGATCTGAACCGCGAGTCGGTGCTGGTCGTGATGGACGGTGAGCTGGTGGCCGGCGACGCCACCCTGGCCGACGATGCCTCCGTCGAGATCCGGCCGGTCATCTCGGGGGGCCAGGCGTGA
- a CDS encoding phage holin family protein: MTPVPETVQDLKDLLVAYAKQETVDPLRNLGRFLGYGIGAAVLFGLGTLFLSLSVLRALQTLTGDVFDGFWSFVPYLVVLLGLVAVGALVVSRIAKGGLGTPVDNAPRETP, encoded by the coding sequence ATGACACCGGTGCCCGAGACCGTCCAGGACCTGAAGGACCTGCTCGTCGCCTACGCCAAGCAGGAGACGGTCGATCCGCTGCGCAACCTGGGTCGGTTCCTCGGCTACGGGATCGGCGCCGCGGTGCTCTTCGGCCTCGGGACGCTGTTCCTGTCCCTCTCGGTGCTGCGGGCGCTGCAGACGTTGACCGGCGACGTGTTCGACGGCTTCTGGTCCTTCGTCCCGTACCTCGTCGTGCTGCTCGGGCTCGTGGCGGTCGGCGCCCTCGTCGTCTCCCGGATCGCCAAGGGGGGCCTCGGCACCCCCGTCGACAACGCCCCCCGGGAGACCCCGTGA